The proteins below are encoded in one region of Fervidicoccaceae archaeon:
- a CDS encoding CBS domain-containing protein → MRAKLRLGETVETIMSRPPIVIGASASVQEAARLMAVNRVGSVMVVDDEGRLVGIVTERDIVRLVAFSGADLSRDYPIARVMSSDPVTLGPRENLLDALAKMCENNVRHLPVVDEKGKPIGMVSNRDIIDALIESLLAVRRSR, encoded by the coding sequence TTGCGGGCCAAGCTAAGGCTTGGCGAGACCGTCGAGACCATAATGAGCAGACCCCCCATTGTGATCGGGGCCAGCGCCAGCGTCCAAGAGGCCGCGAGGCTCATGGCGGTGAACAGAGTGGGCAGCGTCATGGTCGTCGACGACGAGGGGAGGCTCGTCGGGATCGTGACCGAGAGAGACATCGTGAGGCTCGTCGCGTTCAGCGGCGCCGACCTGAGCCGCGACTACCCTATCGCCAGAGTGATGAGCTCTGACCCCGTCACTCTAGGCCCCCGCGAGAATCTACTCGACGCTCTCGCCAAGATGTGCGAGAACAACGTGAGACACCTGCCGGTGGTCGACGAGAAGGGCAAACCCATAGGCATGGTCAGCAATCGAGACATCATAGATGCCCTCATCGAGAGCCTGTTGGCCGTTAGGAGGAGCAGGTAG
- the cimA gene encoding citramalate synthase codes for MREPPSSIEILDSTLREGLQAVGVSLSVEDRIKLALLLDEVGVHFIEGGWPGAAEADRTFLRRAKQMGLGAKIAAFTSTRRRELSADSDPILAAVLDVEPDVVVVFGKTWDLHVRVVLGATLEENLEIVRDTVEFFRRQGLAVVFDAEHFFDGYKENRDYALAVVRAAAEAGAETVVLADTNGGSLPHEVYFVTRETVEELRPLGARVGVHAHNDSGCAVANTLMAVMAGAEHAQVTVNGVGERCGNADLAAVVANLELKMGVRALRRPEGLTKLTQLSLLFYELAGLSRNPFQPYVGENAFAHKAGVHVDAVLKCPRTYEHIDPERVGNKRRLVVSQLSGRAALLALASQLGIDVSKSDPRLARALEKIKRAEVEGAGLEESQASVALTLLKEYGAYSPRFELIEWSVETGPGRARARARVRAGSRVVEAESDGVGPVHAVDLAVRRALEEVAPEVARVKLVDYRVSLLGAPKSTSSVVKVAMVLTDGERAWTSGCASTNIVEASVRALVEGLDYYLHLLSKGSAEARES; via the coding sequence TTGCGTGAGCCCCCGAGTAGCATCGAGATTCTGGACTCAACGTTGCGCGAAGGCCTCCAAGCGGTCGGCGTCTCGCTCTCCGTCGAGGACAGGATCAAGCTCGCTCTCCTGCTAGACGAGGTGGGGGTTCACTTCATCGAAGGGGGGTGGCCCGGCGCGGCCGAGGCGGACAGGACCTTCCTGAGGCGCGCCAAACAGATGGGTCTCGGGGCCAAGATAGCGGCCTTCACGTCGACTAGGAGGAGGGAGCTCTCGGCAGACTCCGACCCCATACTGGCGGCCGTCCTCGACGTGGAGCCCGACGTCGTCGTGGTCTTCGGGAAGACTTGGGACCTACACGTGCGAGTAGTCCTCGGCGCCACGCTCGAGGAGAATCTAGAGATCGTTAGGGACACGGTCGAGTTCTTCAGACGGCAAGGCCTCGCGGTCGTATTCGACGCCGAGCACTTCTTCGACGGCTACAAGGAGAACCGCGACTACGCGCTGGCCGTGGTTCGAGCGGCGGCCGAGGCCGGGGCCGAGACCGTGGTCCTCGCCGACACGAACGGAGGGAGCCTGCCCCACGAGGTCTACTTCGTCACGCGTGAGACCGTCGAGGAGCTCAGGCCTCTCGGAGCTCGCGTGGGCGTGCACGCTCACAACGACAGCGGCTGTGCCGTGGCCAACACGCTGATGGCCGTGATGGCGGGGGCCGAGCACGCGCAGGTCACGGTGAACGGGGTGGGAGAGAGGTGTGGCAACGCCGACCTAGCTGCCGTCGTCGCCAACCTCGAGCTCAAAATGGGAGTCAGAGCTCTGAGGAGGCCCGAGGGGCTGACCAAGCTCACTCAGCTCTCTCTCCTCTTCTACGAGCTCGCCGGCCTCTCGAGGAACCCCTTTCAACCCTACGTCGGCGAGAACGCTTTCGCGCACAAGGCCGGAGTGCACGTGGACGCCGTGCTCAAGTGCCCGAGGACTTACGAGCACATCGACCCCGAGCGCGTAGGCAATAAGCGGAGGCTCGTCGTCTCTCAGCTCAGCGGCAGAGCCGCTCTGCTCGCTCTGGCCTCTCAGCTCGGGATCGATGTGAGCAAGAGCGACCCGAGGCTGGCGAGAGCCCTCGAGAAGATCAAGAGGGCTGAGGTCGAGGGAGCGGGCCTGGAGGAGTCTCAGGCCTCGGTCGCCCTGACTCTCCTCAAGGAGTACGGAGCTTACTCGCCCAGGTTCGAGCTGATCGAGTGGAGCGTCGAGACGGGGCCGGGCCGAGCCAGGGCCAGAGCCCGCGTGAGAGCCGGGTCGAGAGTGGTGGAGGCCGAGAGCGACGGGGTGGGCCCGGTGCACGCCGTGGACCTGGCCGTGAGGAGGGCCCTCGAGGAGGTGGCCCCCGAGGTGGCTCGCGTCAAGCTGGTGGACTACAGAGTCTCCCTCCTGGGGGCCCCCAAGAGCACCTCGTCCGTCGTCAAAGTGGCCATGGTCCTCACGGACGGCGAGCGGGCCTGGACCTCGGGCTGCGCCTCGACGAACATAGTCGAGGCCAGCGTGAGGGCTCTAGTCGAGGGCCTGGACTACTACCTACACCTCCTCTCCAAGGGCTCTGCCGAGGCCCGAGAGAGCTAA
- a CDS encoding MBL fold metallo-hydrolase yields MIKQRLGNSVIIEVYGGARSIGGNCVVVRDEESGFSVMLDQGIDFGAFTKFYGGYIEPHTLRDLYEVKVIPPPEAYEGIDAVFISHLHLDHLGALSMAEEQGVELYVPHMGILAKLTNS; encoded by the coding sequence TTGATCAAGCAAAGGCTCGGCAACTCGGTTATCATCGAGGTTTACGGTGGTGCAAGAAGCATTGGTGGTAACTGCGTGGTTGTCAGAGACGAGGAGAGCGGCTTCTCTGTGATGCTCGACCAGGGGATCGACTTCGGGGCTTTCACCAAGTTCTACGGTGGCTACATAGAACCTCACACTCTCAGAGACCTCTACGAGGTTAAAGTCATACCACCACCAGAAGCCTACGAAGGCATTGACGCTGTGTTCATCTCCCACCTCCACCTTGACCACCTGGGAGCACTCTCCATGGCTGAGGAGCAGGGTGTTGAGCTCTACGTTCCACACATGGGTATCCTCGCGAAGCTCACCAACTCCTGA